ATTAGGCGGATGTGGTTCTGAACCAAAGAAAAGCTATAAAGTAACAGTTTGTGAAGTGACCCACTCTATCTTTTATGCTCCTCAATATGTAGCCATGAACCTGGGCTTCTTTGAGGATGAGGGCATTCAGATCGAGCTGTCGAACGGACAGGGAGCAGATAAGGTCATGGCGGCAGTTTTGTCAAACAATGTTGACATTGGCTTCGCAGGGCCGGAGGCTTCGATTTATGTTTATAATGAAGGGAAAAAAGATCATACCCAGGTGTTTGCACAGCTGACTCAGTGCGATGGGTCATTTTTGGTGGGTCGTGAGAAGGATGAAAATTTTGACTGGGATAAAATCCGGGGTAAAGTGGTACTGCCGGGCAGAAAAGGCGGAGTGCCTTACATGACATTAGAGTACGTGATGCGTAAGAATGGTATCGATCCGGCAAAGGATACCACGCTGGATAACAGCATTCAGTTTGCACTGATGGCAGGGGCGTTCACCAGCGGAAGCGGGGATTATGTTACCCTGTTTGAACCTACCGCCTCCATGCTCGAAGCTCAAGGAAAGGGATACATAGTGGCATCCATCGGAGCAGAGAGCGGAGAAATCCCATATACGGCGTATTTTGCTAAACAGAGTTTCATAAAGGACAACGAAAATATGATCCGGGGATTCGTATCAGCCATATACAAAGGACAGCAGTGGGTTCAGAGTCATAGTGCAGAGGAGATTGCAGAGGCCGTTGCTCCATCCTTCCCTGACACAGATGTGAAGCTTTTAACAACGGTTGTGCAGCGGTACAAAGATATCGGAGCATGGGCACCGGATCCTATTCTAAAGGAAGAGCCGTACAATTTATTGCAGGAAGTTATGACGAAGGCCGGAGAATTGACAAAGAAGGCACCCTACAAGGAGGTCGTCAATAATACCTACGCTGAAGAAGCTGTAAAATAGAAACGCCAGCAGGTGATACGAGAGCTGTCCCAAGCGAAAGCTTAGGACAGTTTTTGTGTGCAAAATGTAATGATTCGGGGCAGAGTGAAATATATATATTAATATTGTACATTTCAGCCTTTTACAGGCTGTTTATAATTTTGGAGGTATGTTGTCTTATGCTGCTTATGATTAGAAAGAAAACCGTGATCTGTTTGTGCTTTGCCTTATTGATTATTTTAGCAGTGCTTCTGGGAGGACGCATTATTTTTTATTACCATAATCATAAAGATGTCCTGAAAACAAATGAAGAGGGTAAAGAGTACATAAAATGGGTGGATTATAATGTGCCGTGCGAAGCGATGAAGAAAGCGTTGGAATTGGATATAGAATCGCAAGCCGATGACGTGAAACTGAACTGGATTGAGCTATTATCTTATTTGGCGGCTGAGAACGGGAACGATTTCAAATCGTACAAGGATAAACAGCTGGATGAGATCGCAGAGAAGCTCCGGGAAGGAAAGACCATGGAAGAGCTGACTAAAGACATGAAATATTATGATTATTATTATCAGGCGTACAGTGCTGTGCTTTCCGGATTTGTAGGGGCGTATGAAATAGAGGCAGCGGATAAGGACGGCAGGGGAATGCATTGGGAAAAGAGGTATGGATTAAAAGCTTTTTCACCCATTGCAAAGAATTATTATTACAATCATTATGATGATTTTGGTCAGAGCCGCTCTTATGGCTTTTCGAGAAATCATCTGGGAAATGATCTGATGGGGCAGGTTGGAACGCCGATTGTTGCCGTGGAAGGGGGAACGGTTGAAGCACTCGGATGGAATCAATACGGCGGATGGCGTATCGGCATCCGATCCCTGGATAAAAAGCGGTATTATTATTATGCACACCTGA
This region of Aminipila luticellarii genomic DNA includes:
- a CDS encoding ABC transporter substrate-binding protein, which codes for MKKYKKLLCAILTLVLVITLLGGCGSEPKKSYKVTVCEVTHSIFYAPQYVAMNLGFFEDEGIQIELSNGQGADKVMAAVLSNNVDIGFAGPEASIYVYNEGKKDHTQVFAQLTQCDGSFLVGREKDENFDWDKIRGKVVLPGRKGGVPYMTLEYVMRKNGIDPAKDTTLDNSIQFALMAGAFTSGSGDYVTLFEPTASMLEAQGKGYIVASIGAESGEIPYTAYFAKQSFIKDNENMIRGFVSAIYKGQQWVQSHSAEEIAEAVAPSFPDTDVKLLTTVVQRYKDIGAWAPDPILKEEPYNLLQEVMTKAGELTKKAPYKEVVNNTYAEEAVK
- a CDS encoding M23 family metallopeptidase; protein product: MLLMIRKKTVICLCFALLIILAVLLGGRIIFYYHNHKDVLKTNEEGKEYIKWVDYNVPCEAMKKALELDIESQADDVKLNWIELLSYLAAENGNDFKSYKDKQLDEIAEKLREGKTMEELTKDMKYYDYYYQAYSAVLSGFVGAYEIEAADKDGRGMHWEKRYGLKAFSPIAKNYYYNHYDDFGQSRSYGFSRNHLGNDLMGQVGTPIVAVEGGTVEALGWNQYGGWRIGIRSLDKKRYYYYAHLRKNFPYKLGLKEGSEVKAGDVIGYMGRTGYSTKENTNNINETHLHFGMELIFDESQKECNSEIWIDVYQIVRFLDDHRSEVVKNLVTKDYSRVYDIREYQGKGKKQVS